The proteins below come from a single Streptomyces sp. M92 genomic window:
- the rho gene encoding transcription termination factor Rho: protein MSDTTDLMGARVEETAAAPATDASAPATGAGSRRRRGTGLEGMVLAELQQVASGLGIRGTARMRKSQLIEVIKEAQAAGGAPAKAAPAAADTAGETKPKRRTTSRTRTGDEAPAEKAEKAEKSGKAEKAGKKADKTAADKAAAQQQIEIPGQPSPKVSPSGETAGGAGDEAPAERRRRRATADAGSPSAATETVAVETRAEPKAESSAQQQGQGHQQGQGDSRSDGEGGEGRRRDRRDRGRDRDRRGKGDDQNQGGQQGRQQGGGRQDRQQDDGYDDDGGGRRGRRGRYRDRRGRRGRDDVQEPQIAEDDVLIPVAGILDILDNYAFIRTSGYLPGPNDVYVSLAQVRKNGLRKGDHITGAVRQPKEGERREKFNALVRLDSVNGMAPEHGRGRPEFNKLTPLYPQDRLRLETDPGVLTTRIIDLVAPIGKGQRGLIVAPPKTGKTMIMQAIANAITHNNPECHLMVVLVDERPEEVTDMQRSVKGEVISSTFDRPAEDHTTVAELAIERAKRLVELGHDVVVLLDSITRLGRAYNLAAPASGRILSGGVDSTALYPPKRFFGAARNIEDGGSLTILATALVDTGSRMDEVIFEEFKGTGNAELKLDRKLADKRIFPAVDVDASGTRKEEILLGSEELAVTWKLRRVLHALDQQQAIELLLDKMKQTKSNVEFLMQIQKTTPTPGNGD, encoded by the coding sequence GCTGCCGCGCCCGCCACGGACGCCTCCGCGCCTGCCACCGGTGCCGGCTCCCGGCGGCGCCGCGGTACCGGCCTCGAGGGCATGGTGCTGGCCGAGCTGCAGCAGGTCGCATCCGGCCTCGGCATCAGGGGCACCGCGCGTATGCGCAAGAGTCAGCTGATCGAGGTCATCAAGGAGGCGCAGGCCGCCGGGGGAGCCCCCGCCAAGGCCGCGCCCGCCGCCGCGGACACCGCCGGCGAGACCAAGCCCAAGCGCCGCACCACCTCCCGTACCCGTACGGGTGACGAGGCCCCCGCCGAGAAGGCGGAGAAGGCCGAGAAGTCCGGCAAGGCGGAGAAGGCCGGGAAGAAGGCGGACAAGACGGCCGCCGACAAGGCCGCCGCCCAGCAGCAGATCGAGATCCCCGGTCAGCCGTCCCCGAAGGTCTCGCCCTCGGGCGAGACGGCCGGCGGGGCCGGTGACGAGGCCCCCGCCGAGCGCCGGCGCCGCCGGGCCACCGCCGACGCGGGCAGCCCGTCCGCGGCCACCGAGACCGTGGCCGTGGAGACCCGCGCCGAGCCGAAGGCCGAGTCGTCGGCCCAGCAGCAGGGCCAGGGCCACCAGCAGGGCCAGGGCGACTCCCGCTCCGACGGCGAGGGCGGCGAGGGCCGCCGCCGCGACCGCCGCGACCGCGGCCGGGACCGCGACCGCCGGGGCAAGGGCGACGACCAGAACCAGGGCGGCCAGCAGGGCCGCCAGCAGGGCGGCGGCCGTCAGGACCGCCAGCAGGACGACGGCTACGACGACGACGGCGGCGGCCGCCGCGGCCGTCGGGGCCGGTACCGGGACCGCCGGGGCCGCCGCGGACGCGACGACGTGCAGGAGCCGCAGATCGCCGAGGACGACGTCCTGATCCCCGTCGCGGGCATCCTGGACATCCTCGACAACTACGCGTTCATCCGCACCTCCGGCTACCTGCCGGGCCCGAACGACGTGTACGTCTCCCTCGCCCAGGTCCGCAAGAACGGCCTGCGCAAGGGCGACCACATTACCGGTGCCGTGCGCCAGCCCAAGGAGGGCGAGCGCCGCGAGAAGTTCAACGCGCTGGTGCGCCTGGACTCCGTCAACGGCATGGCGCCCGAACACGGCCGCGGCCGCCCGGAGTTCAACAAGCTCACCCCGCTGTACCCGCAGGACCGCCTCCGCCTGGAGACGGACCCGGGCGTCCTCACCACCCGCATCATCGACCTCGTCGCGCCGATCGGTAAGGGCCAGCGCGGTCTGATCGTGGCCCCGCCGAAGACCGGCAAGACCATGATCATGCAGGCGATCGCCAACGCGATCACGCACAACAACCCCGAGTGCCACCTGATGGTCGTCCTCGTCGACGAGCGTCCGGAAGAGGTCACCGACATGCAGCGGTCGGTGAAGGGCGAGGTCATCTCCTCGACCTTCGACCGCCCGGCCGAGGACCACACCACGGTCGCCGAGCTCGCCATCGAGCGTGCCAAGCGCCTGGTGGAGCTGGGTCACGACGTCGTCGTCCTGCTCGACTCGATCACCCGTCTGGGCCGCGCGTACAACCTCGCCGCCCCCGCCTCCGGCCGCATCCTGTCCGGTGGTGTCGACTCGACCGCCCTCTACCCGCCGAAGCGCTTCTTCGGTGCGGCCCGCAACATCGAGGACGGCGGCTCGCTGACCATCCTCGCCACCGCCCTGGTGGACACCGGGTCCCGCATGGACGAGGTCATCTTCGAGGAGTTCAAGGGCACCGGCAACGCCGAGCTCAAGCTCGACCGGAAGCTCGCCGACAAGCGCATCTTCCCGGCGGTGGACGTCGACGCGTCCGGCACCCGCAAGGAGGAGATCCTGCTCGGCAGCGAGGAGCTCGCCGTCACCTGGAAGCTGCGCCGGGTGCTGCACGCCCTCGACCAGCAGCAGGCGATCGAGCTGCTCCTCGACAAGATGAAGCAGACCAAGTCGAACGTCGAGTTCCTGATGCAGATCCAGAAGACGACGCCGACCCCGGGCAACGGCGACTGA
- a CDS encoding LCP family protein yields the protein MSAESTPDPAIPGPGQSRTTGPGRRGKGRRRKPPGKRRKALLIAAWSAAGIVVLGGTGAGVVLFKLNGNLQSVDIDQVLGTDRPRKADNGSQNILVLGSDTRAGGNEKLGGGTDDGTARSDTAMIVHVHKGHKKASVVSIPRDTLIDRPECTDTDGDEHPAANGVMFNSAYSTGGAACAVKTVESVSGLRMDHYLEVDFKGFQQLIDDLGGVDVTTTEAIEDPDSHLDLPAGTHTLDGEQALGLVRTRHGVGDGSDLGRIQLQQAFVKALVDQVKDIGLLGNPKKLYDIADTATKTVTTDSDLGSVNSLMSFATGLKGITPDNMHMVTMPVVYDPADPNRVLLEKAKADQVWTALKNDKPIPKAATEGTATGEAKGVVNAAE from the coding sequence ATGTCAGCCGAGAGCACGCCGGATCCCGCGATACCCGGCCCCGGGCAGTCCCGCACCACCGGACCCGGCCGCCGGGGCAAGGGCCGTCGCCGCAAGCCCCCGGGCAAGCGGCGCAAGGCCCTGCTCATCGCGGCCTGGAGCGCGGCGGGCATCGTGGTCCTCGGCGGTACCGGCGCCGGAGTCGTGCTCTTCAAGCTCAACGGCAACCTCCAGAGCGTCGACATCGACCAGGTGCTCGGCACCGACCGGCCGCGGAAGGCCGACAACGGGTCGCAGAACATCCTCGTGCTCGGCTCGGACACCCGCGCCGGCGGGAACGAGAAGCTCGGCGGCGGCACCGACGACGGCACCGCCCGCTCCGACACGGCGATGATCGTGCACGTCCACAAGGGCCACAAGAAGGCCAGCGTGGTCTCCATCCCGCGAGACACCCTCATCGACCGCCCCGAGTGCACCGACACCGACGGCGACGAGCACCCCGCGGCGAACGGCGTGATGTTCAACTCCGCCTACTCCACGGGCGGCGCCGCCTGCGCCGTGAAGACCGTCGAGTCGGTCAGCGGGCTGCGCATGGACCACTACCTGGAGGTCGACTTCAAGGGGTTCCAGCAGCTCATCGACGACCTCGGCGGCGTCGACGTCACCACCACCGAGGCCATCGAGGACCCCGACAGCCACCTCGACCTGCCCGCGGGCACCCACACGCTCGACGGCGAACAGGCCCTCGGCCTGGTCCGCACCCGGCACGGCGTCGGCGACGGCTCCGACCTCGGCCGCATCCAGCTCCAGCAGGCCTTCGTCAAGGCACTGGTCGACCAGGTCAAGGACATCGGCCTGCTCGGCAACCCCAAGAAGCTGTACGACATCGCCGACACCGCCACCAAGACCGTGACCACCGACTCCGACCTGGGCTCGGTGAACTCGCTGATGTCCTTCGCGACCGGTCTGAAGGGCATCACCCCCGACAACATGCACATGGTCACGATGCCGGTCGTCTACGACCCCGCGGACCCGAACCGGGTCCTGCTGGAGAAGGCCAAGGCCGATCAGGTGTGGACGGCGCTCAAGAACGACAAGCCGATCCCGAAGGCGGCCACGGAGGGCACGGCCACCGGCGAGGCCAAGGGTGTCGTGAACGCGGCGGAATAG
- the rpmE gene encoding 50S ribosomal protein L31: MKRDIHPEYVETQVSCTCGASFTTRSTIDSGTIRAEVCSECHPFYTGKQKILDTGGRVARFEARFGKAAAGSKK, translated from the coding sequence TTGAAGCGCGACATCCACCCCGAGTACGTCGAGACGCAGGTCAGCTGCACCTGTGGCGCGTCGTTCACCACCCGCAGCACCATCGACAGCGGCACCATCCGCGCCGAGGTCTGCTCCGAGTGCCACCCGTTCTACACGGGCAAGCAGAAGATCCTCGACACCGGTGGCCGCGTGGCCCGCTTCGAGGCCCGCTTCGGCAAGGCTGCCGCCGGCTCCAAGAAGTAG
- the prfA gene encoding peptide chain release factor 1, which yields MFEAVEELVAEHADLEKKLADPSVHSDQANARKLNKRYAELTPIVATFRSWKQTGDDIETARELAADDPDFAAEVKELDKQRDELTEKLRLLLVPRDPSDDKDVILEIKAGAGGDESALFAGDLLRMYLRYAERVGWKTEIIDSTESELGGYKDVQVAVKTKGGQGATEPGQGVWARLKYEGGVHRVQRVPATESQGRIHTSAAGVLVTPEAEEIDVEINPNDLRIDVYRSSGPGGQSVNTTDSAVRITHIPTGVVASCQNEKSQLQNKEQAMRILRSRLLAAAQEEAEKEAADARRSQVRTVDRSEKIRTYNFPENRISDHRVGFKAYNLDQVLDGDLDSVIQACVDADSAAKLAAA from the coding sequence ATGTTCGAGGCCGTCGAGGAACTCGTCGCCGAGCACGCCGACCTGGAGAAGAAGCTCGCCGACCCGTCGGTCCACTCCGACCAGGCGAACGCGCGCAAGCTGAACAAGCGGTACGCCGAGCTCACCCCGATCGTCGCCACGTTCCGCTCCTGGAAGCAGACCGGCGACGACATCGAGACCGCGCGCGAGCTGGCCGCCGACGACCCCGACTTCGCCGCCGAGGTCAAGGAGCTGGACAAGCAGCGTGACGAGCTCACCGAGAAGCTCCGCCTGCTCCTCGTCCCGCGCGACCCCAGCGACGACAAGGACGTCATCCTCGAGATCAAGGCGGGCGCGGGCGGCGACGAGTCCGCCCTGTTCGCCGGTGACCTGCTGCGCATGTACCTGCGCTACGCCGAGCGCGTCGGCTGGAAGACCGAGATCATCGACTCCACCGAGTCCGAGCTGGGCGGCTACAAGGACGTCCAGGTCGCCGTGAAGACCAAGGGCGGCCAGGGCGCCACCGAGCCCGGCCAGGGTGTCTGGGCGCGGCTGAAGTACGAGGGCGGCGTGCACCGCGTGCAGCGCGTGCCGGCCACCGAGTCGCAGGGCCGCATCCACACCTCCGCGGCCGGTGTCCTCGTGACCCCCGAGGCCGAGGAGATCGACGTCGAGATCAACCCCAACGACCTGCGCATCGACGTCTACCGGTCCTCCGGCCCCGGCGGCCAGTCCGTCAACACCACCGACTCCGCCGTGCGCATCACGCACATCCCGACCGGAGTCGTCGCCTCCTGCCAGAACGAGAAGAGCCAGCTGCAGAACAAGGAGCAGGCGATGCGTATCCTGCGCTCCAGGCTGCTCGCGGCGGCGCAGGAGGAGGCGGAGAAGGAGGCCGCGGACGCCCGCCGCAGCCAGGTCCGCACCGTCGACCGCTCCGAGAAGATCCGTACGTACAACTTCCCGGAGAACCGCATCTCGGACCACCGCGTCGGCTTCAAGGCGTACAACCTGGACCAGGTCCTGGACGGCGACCTCGACTCGGTGATCCAGGCCTGCGTCGACGCGGACTCGGCCGCCAAGCTGGCCGCCGCGTAA
- the prmC gene encoding peptide chain release factor N(5)-glutamine methyltransferase, with protein MNLLLMEVAQATQRLADAGVPSPRTDAEELAAYLHGVKRGELHTVPDADFDARYWEVVARREAREPLQHITGRAYFRYLELQVGPGVFVPRPETESVVGWAIDAVRAMDVVEPCIVDLCTGSGAIALALAQEVPRSRVYAVELSEDALKWTRKNMEGSRVELRQGDALTAFPDLDGQVDLVVSNPPYIPLTEWEYVAPEARDHDPELALFSGEDGLDLIRGLERTAHRLLRPGGVVVVEHADTQGGQVPWIFTEERGWADAADHPDLNNRPRFATARKALP; from the coding sequence GTGAACCTGCTGCTCATGGAGGTGGCCCAGGCCACCCAGCGGCTGGCCGACGCCGGCGTGCCCTCGCCGCGCACCGACGCGGAGGAGCTCGCCGCGTACCTGCACGGCGTCAAGCGGGGCGAGCTGCACACCGTGCCGGACGCGGACTTCGACGCCCGGTACTGGGAGGTCGTCGCCCGCCGCGAGGCGCGCGAGCCGCTCCAGCACATCACCGGCCGCGCCTACTTCCGCTACCTGGAGCTCCAGGTGGGCCCCGGAGTCTTCGTGCCCCGCCCCGAGACGGAGTCCGTCGTCGGCTGGGCCATAGACGCCGTGCGCGCCATGGACGTCGTCGAGCCCTGCATCGTCGACCTGTGCACCGGCTCGGGCGCCATCGCGCTCGCCCTCGCACAGGAGGTGCCGCGCTCACGCGTGTACGCAGTGGAGCTGTCCGAGGACGCCCTGAAGTGGACCCGGAAGAACATGGAGGGGTCCAGGGTGGAACTGCGCCAGGGCGACGCCCTGACGGCCTTCCCGGACCTCGACGGCCAGGTCGACCTGGTGGTCTCCAACCCGCCGTACATCCCACTCACCGAGTGGGAGTACGTCGCCCCCGAGGCCCGCGACCACGATCCCGAGCTGGCCCTGTTCTCCGGCGAGGACGGCCTCGACCTGATCCGGGGCCTGGAACGCACCGCGCACCGCCTGCTGCGCCCCGGCGGGGTCGTCGTCGTCGAGCACGCCGACACCCAGGGCGGCCAGGTGCCGTGGATCTTCACCGAGGAGCGGGGCTGGGCCGACGCGGCCGACCACCCCGACCTCAACAACCGTCCCCGCTTCGCCACGGCCCGCAAGGCGCTGCCGTGA
- a CDS encoding L-threonylcarbamoyladenylate synthase, which yields MARRYDTNDATDRVTGLREAASAVRRGELVVLPTDTVYGIGADAFTAEAVGDLLEAKGRGRNMPSPVLIGSPNTLHGLVTDFSEMAWELVDAFWPGALTLVAKHQPSLQWDLGETRGTVAVRMPLHPVAIELLTEVGPMAVSSANLTGHPAPEDCDAAQQMLGDSVSVYLDGGPTPGIVPSSIVDVTREVPVLLRAGALSAEELRKVVPDLEVAN from the coding sequence ATGGCACGGCGATACGACACCAACGACGCGACCGACCGTGTGACCGGTCTGCGCGAGGCCGCGTCCGCCGTCCGCCGTGGCGAGCTCGTGGTGCTGCCGACGGACACCGTGTACGGCATCGGCGCCGACGCCTTCACCGCGGAGGCCGTCGGCGACCTGCTGGAGGCCAAGGGCCGGGGCCGCAACATGCCCTCGCCCGTCCTCATCGGCTCGCCGAACACCCTGCACGGCCTGGTCACCGACTTCTCCGAGATGGCCTGGGAGCTGGTCGACGCCTTCTGGCCGGGCGCGCTGACGCTGGTCGCCAAGCACCAGCCGTCCCTCCAGTGGGACCTGGGCGAGACCCGGGGCACGGTCGCCGTCCGCATGCCGCTGCACCCGGTCGCCATCGAGCTGCTCACCGAGGTCGGCCCCATGGCCGTCTCCTCCGCCAACCTCACCGGCCACCCTGCGCCCGAGGACTGCGACGCCGCCCAGCAGATGCTCGGCGACTCCGTCTCCGTCTACCTCGACGGCGGCCCCACCCCCGGCATCGTCCCGTCGTCCATCGTCGACGTCACCCGCGAGGTGCCCGTGCTGCTGCGCGCGGGCGCGCTGTCGGCCGAGGAGCTGCGCAAGGTAGTACCCGACCTCGAGGTGGCGAATTGA
- a CDS encoding arsenate reductase/protein-tyrosine-phosphatase family protein: MTAPETGRGIGNGERAAELTTTFVGLPRDSFRILHVSTGNVCRSPITERLTRHFVTERLGVLGGGLIVESAGTWGHEGAPMEANAETVLADFGADAAGFTGRELLDEHVIRADLVLTATRDHRAQVISMGHSAGLRTFTLKEFTRLVNAIDPATLPSLEDGVVVRARALVRAAAALRGWLLAPTAEADEVYDPYGAPLTFFRSVGDEIHQALDPVVTALTGVRARA, encoded by the coding sequence TTGACGGCCCCTGAGACGGGGCGTGGCATAGGCAACGGGGAACGCGCCGCGGAGCTCACGACGACGTTCGTCGGTCTGCCGCGCGACAGCTTCCGCATCCTCCACGTCAGCACCGGAAACGTCTGCCGCTCGCCCATCACCGAGCGGCTGACCCGGCATTTCGTGACGGAGCGGCTCGGTGTGCTGGGCGGCGGCCTCATCGTGGAGAGCGCGGGCACCTGGGGCCACGAGGGCGCGCCCATGGAGGCGAACGCGGAGACGGTCCTCGCCGACTTCGGCGCGGACGCGGCCGGCTTCACCGGGCGCGAGCTGCTCGACGAGCACGTGATCCGCGCCGACCTGGTCCTCACCGCGACCCGGGATCACCGCGCGCAGGTCATCTCCATGGGCCACTCGGCCGGGCTGCGCACCTTCACCCTGAAGGAGTTCACCCGCCTGGTGAACGCCATCGACCCCGCGACGCTGCCGTCCCTGGAGGACGGCGTGGTCGTCCGCGCACGCGCCCTGGTGCGCGCGGCGGCGGCGCTGCGCGGGTGGCTGCTGGCCCCCACGGCGGAGGCGGACGAGGTGTACGACCCGTACGGGGCGCCGCTGACGTTCTTCCGGTCGGTGGGTGACGAGATACACCAGGCGCTGGATCCGGTGGTGACGGCGTTGACGGGGGTTCGCGCGCGGGCGTGA
- the glyA gene encoding serine hydroxymethyltransferase encodes MSVTHDIIEADDSTLGVLLRQDPELAEILLAEGHRQSTTLQLIAAENFTSPAVLAALGSPLANKYAEGYPGARHHGGCEIVDVAERLAVERAQALFGAEHANVQSHSGSSAVLAAYAALLRPGDTVLALGLAHGGHLTHGSPANFSGRWFDFVGYGVDAETGLIDYDQVRTLARTHRPKAIVCGSIAYPRNPDYAAFRDIADEVGAYLVADAAHPIGLVAGGAAPSPVPYADVVCATTHKVLRGPRGGMVLCGADLAERVDRAVFPFTQGGAQMHTIAAKAVAFGEAATPAFAAYAHQVIANARTLAAHLAAEGLTVTTGGTDTHLLTVDPAPLGVDGRTARGRLAAAGIVLDCCALPHADARGLRLGTAAVTTQGMGEREMRAVATLLAEVLGGGADPAKARDDVRDLVAQFPPYPD; translated from the coding sequence ATGTCGGTCACCCACGACATCATCGAGGCCGATGACAGCACGCTCGGCGTCCTACTGCGCCAGGACCCCGAGCTGGCCGAGATCCTGCTCGCCGAGGGCCACCGCCAGTCGACGACCCTCCAGCTGATCGCCGCCGAGAACTTCACGTCCCCCGCCGTGCTGGCCGCCCTCGGCTCCCCGCTGGCCAACAAGTACGCCGAGGGCTACCCGGGCGCCCGGCACCACGGCGGCTGCGAGATCGTCGACGTCGCCGAGCGGCTCGCCGTGGAGCGCGCCCAGGCCCTCTTCGGCGCCGAGCACGCCAACGTGCAGTCCCACTCGGGCTCCTCCGCCGTGCTGGCCGCCTACGCCGCCCTGCTGCGCCCCGGGGACACCGTCCTCGCCCTCGGCCTGGCCCACGGCGGTCACCTCACGCACGGCTCCCCGGCGAACTTCTCCGGCCGCTGGTTCGACTTCGTCGGCTACGGCGTGGACGCGGAGACCGGGCTGATCGACTACGACCAGGTGCGCACCCTGGCCCGTACGCACCGGCCCAAGGCGATCGTGTGCGGGTCCATCGCCTACCCCCGCAACCCCGACTACGCGGCCTTCCGCGACATCGCCGACGAGGTGGGCGCCTACCTCGTCGCGGACGCCGCGCACCCGATCGGGCTGGTTGCGGGGGGAGCGGCGCCCAGTCCGGTGCCGTACGCCGACGTGGTGTGCGCCACCACGCACAAGGTGCTGCGCGGGCCGCGCGGCGGCATGGTCCTGTGCGGGGCCGACCTCGCCGAGCGGGTCGACCGGGCGGTCTTCCCGTTCACGCAGGGCGGCGCGCAGATGCACACCATCGCCGCCAAGGCCGTCGCCTTCGGCGAGGCGGCCACCCCGGCGTTCGCCGCGTACGCCCATCAGGTGATCGCCAACGCCCGCACCCTCGCCGCCCACCTGGCCGCCGAGGGCCTGACCGTCACGACGGGGGGCACCGACACCCACCTGCTCACCGTCGACCCGGCCCCGCTCGGCGTCGACGGCAGGACCGCGCGGGGCCGGCTCGCGGCGGCCGGGATCGTCCTGGACTGCTGCGCCCTGCCGCACGCGGACGCCCGCGGGCTGCGCCTGGGGACCGCGGCCGTCACCACGCAGGGCATGGGGGAGCGGGAGATGCGGGCGGTGGCGACCCTGCTCGCCGAGGTGCTCGGGGGCGGCGCGGACCCCGCGAAGGCACGGGACGACGTACGGGACCTGGTCGCGCAGTTCCCGCCGTACCCGGACTGA
- a CDS encoding MraY family glycosyltransferase, with product MREYLLTLCITAAVTYLLTGPVRKFAIVAGAMPEIRARDVHREPTPRLGGIAMFFGLCAGLLVADHLTNLSEVFEKSNEPRALLSGAALIWLIGVLDDKFEIDALIKLGGQMIAAGVMVVQGLTILWIPLPGVGTVALTQWQGTLLTVALVVITINAVNFVDGLDGLAAGMVCIAACAFFLYAYRIWYGYNIEAAAPATLFAVILMGMCLGFLPHNMHPARIFMGDSGSMLIGLVLAAGAISVTGQVDPDVMKLFSGSERNTVHQMVPVYIPLLMPLTIIAIPAADLILAIVRRTWRGQSPFAADRGHLHHRLLEVGHSHSRAVLIMYFWSALIAFGALAYSVNSASMWIVLGVAALSAVGLVLLLLPRFTPRAPRWAERFVPPRYRRRKAVAVEAGAGAGTEPAADEEDERVPVAVGVSGVNGATAVGPRSRTR from the coding sequence GTGCGTGAATACCTGCTGACGCTCTGCATCACGGCCGCGGTGACGTACCTGCTGACCGGGCCGGTACGGAAGTTCGCGATCGTGGCGGGGGCGATGCCGGAGATCCGGGCACGTGACGTGCACCGGGAACCCACTCCGCGCCTCGGCGGTATCGCCATGTTCTTCGGGCTGTGCGCCGGTCTGCTGGTCGCCGACCACCTCACCAACCTCAGCGAGGTCTTCGAGAAGTCCAACGAGCCGCGCGCCCTGCTCTCCGGCGCCGCCCTGATCTGGCTGATCGGCGTCCTGGACGACAAGTTCGAGATCGACGCCCTGATCAAGCTGGGCGGGCAGATGATCGCCGCCGGCGTGATGGTGGTCCAGGGCCTGACGATCCTGTGGATCCCGCTGCCGGGCGTCGGCACGGTGGCGCTCACCCAGTGGCAGGGCACGCTGTTGACGGTGGCGCTGGTCGTCATCACCATCAACGCGGTCAACTTCGTGGACGGCCTGGACGGACTCGCGGCGGGGATGGTGTGCATCGCGGCGTGCGCGTTCTTCCTGTACGCCTACCGCATCTGGTACGGCTACAACATCGAGGCCGCCGCACCGGCCACGCTGTTCGCGGTGATCCTCATGGGCATGTGCCTCGGCTTCCTGCCGCACAACATGCACCCCGCCCGGATCTTCATGGGCGACTCCGGCTCGATGCTGATCGGACTCGTCCTCGCGGCCGGCGCGATCTCGGTGACCGGGCAGGTCGACCCGGACGTGATGAAGCTGTTCTCCGGTTCCGAGCGCAACACCGTGCACCAGATGGTGCCCGTCTACATCCCGCTGCTGATGCCGCTGACCATCATCGCCATCCCGGCCGCCGACCTGATCCTCGCGATCGTGCGCCGTACCTGGCGCGGCCAGTCGCCGTTCGCCGCCGACCGGGGGCACCTGCACCACCGGCTGCTGGAGGTGGGGCACTCGCACAGCCGGGCGGTGCTGATCATGTACTTCTGGTCGGCGCTGATCGCCTTCGGCGCGCTCGCCTACTCCGTCAACTCGGCGTCGATGTGGATCGTGCTGGGCGTGGCCGCGCTGAGCGCGGTCGGGCTGGTGCTGCTCCTGCTGCCGCGCTTCACGCCGCGTGCCCCGCGCTGGGCCGAGCGCTTCGTGCCGCCCCGCTACCGCCGCCGCAAGGCCGTGGCCGTCGAGGCCGGGGCCGGGGCCGGGACGGAGCCCGCGGCGGACGAGGAAGACGAGCGCGTGCCGGTGGCCGTCGGTGTCTCGGGCGTCAACGGGGCCACCGCCGTGGGCCCTCGTTCGCGCACGAGGTAA
- the atpB gene encoding F0F1 ATP synthase subunit A: MKEPAVSADPTQVLAFETDCHIFDGCGFPAPGLHSFLFEPLWGNADGNGMYFNKPMLLALLGSVIIVGFFWAAFNKPKVVPGKLQMVAEAGYDFIRRGVVYETIGKKEGEKYVPLVVTLFFFVWMMNLWSIIPVAQFPVTSIIAYPMVLALIVYVLWVSLTFKRHGFVGFFKNVTGYDKSLGAVLPLSMTIEFFSNLLVRPFTHAVRLFANMFAGHTLLLLFTIASWYLLNGIGIAYAGVSFVMTIIMTAFELFIQAVQAYVFVLLTCTYIQGALAEHH, encoded by the coding sequence ATGAAGGAGCCCGCGGTGAGTGCTGACCCGACGCAGGTGCTCGCCTTCGAGACCGACTGCCACATCTTCGACGGTTGTGGTTTCCCGGCTCCCGGCCTGCACTCGTTCCTCTTCGAGCCGCTCTGGGGCAACGCAGACGGCAACGGCATGTACTTCAACAAGCCGATGCTGCTCGCGCTGCTCGGCTCGGTCATCATCGTGGGCTTCTTCTGGGCCGCCTTCAACAAGCCGAAGGTCGTCCCCGGCAAGCTCCAGATGGTCGCCGAGGCCGGCTACGACTTCATCCGCCGCGGCGTCGTCTACGAGACCATCGGCAAGAAGGAAGGCGAGAAGTACGTCCCGCTCGTCGTGACGCTCTTCTTCTTCGTCTGGATGATGAACCTCTGGTCGATCATCCCGGTCGCCCAGTTCCCGGTCACCTCGATCATCGCCTACCCGATGGTCCTGGCCCTGATCGTCTACGTCCTGTGGGTCTCGCTCACCTTCAAGCGCCACGGCTTCGTCGGCTTCTTCAAGAACGTGACGGGCTACGACAAGTCCCTCGGCGCGGTGCTGCCGCTGTCGATGACCATCGAGTTCTTCTCGAACCTGCTGGTCCGCCCCTTCACCCACGCCGTCCGGCTCTTCGCGAACATGTTCGCGGGCCACACGCTGCTGCTCCTCTTCACGATCGCCAGCTGGTACCTGCTGAACGGCATCGGCATCGCCTACGCGGGCGTCTCGTTCGTGATGACGATCATCATGACGGCCTTCGAGCTCTTCATCCAGGCCGTGCAGGCGTACGTGTTCGTGCTGCTGACCTGCACCTACATCCAGGGCGCGCTCGCCGAGCACCACTGA
- the atpE gene encoding ATP synthase F0 subunit C yields MSQTLAAVEGSLSSVGYGLAAIGPGVGVGIIFGNGTQALARQPEAAGLIRANQILGFAFCEALALIGLVMPFVY; encoded by the coding sequence ATGTCCCAGACCCTTGCTGCCGTCGAAGGTTCGCTCAGCTCCGTCGGTTACGGCCTGGCCGCCATTGGCCCCGGCGTCGGCGTCGGCATCATCTTCGGCAACGGCACCCAGGCCCTCGCCCGCCAGCCCGAGGCGGCCGGTCTGATCCGCGCCAACCAGATCCTGGGCTTCGCGTTCTGTGAGGCGCTCGCCCTCATCGGTCTCGTCATGCCGTTCGTCTACTAA